One window from the genome of Malus domestica chromosome 01, GDT2T_hap1 encodes:
- the LOC103408321 gene encoding C-terminal binding protein AN-like has translation MGQHDKNSIQILNGPSLAHSAWFEIRLFYVRVAPCVIGSVPDHLTLRHLRREIGVSLEINGTRVPASDSASLTLRRDRVDKESSEVTYVSTDSVRVTGGVEFEVYENNDMVLCGSLERMEGVWLNGNAGGLENDSRTGWSVDCYMAASINSGSSAFFRPKLGVSAPSIEVYIAGCCSGVPVILTKTIQVSPRRKGPRHATLDAIPEDEEVGKEHTKGCNGTIRRKVQITDSEIDEYEAEGKIGHHFYSDEMYTGEDGQLTWFNAGVRVGVGIGLGMCLGIGIGVGLLMRSYQATTSNFRRSTGHRSPATMPRRNSPAASPSSLPLVVTLNCIDDFGMEQDSLSGVAAVEHVPLSRLAEGKIESASAVLLQSLAYLPRAAQRRLRPYQLILCLGSSDRAVDSALAADLGIRLVHVDVSRAEEIADTVMALFLGLLRRTHMLSRHTLSASGWLGSIQPLCRGMRRCRGLVLGIIGRSASARSLATRSLAFKMNVLYFDVQDVEVNGKVSISPVSFPSAARRMDTLNDLLAASDLISLHCALTNETVQILNAECLQHVKPGAFLVNTGSCQLLDDCSVKQLLIDGTLAGCALDGAEGPQWMEAWVKEMPNVLILPHSADYSEEVWLEIREKAISILQTFFFDGIVPKDSVSEEENESELGDENEESDKLDRENNLQLSVIEQPTEVIHASPERSQNKEAIQSKESPSQHQSSGLSQSATRPDGRRVRSGKKAKKRHAHQKSRQKSDDPSREKESTSQREEDTAMSGTDQALSSSSRFASPEDSRSRKTQIESMQELPSHHLQKSIKRLSGKPGELLKDGYVVALYARDRPALHVSRQRVKGGGWLLDTMSNVTKRDPAAQFLIVIRSKDTIGLRSFAAGGKLLQINRKMEFVFASHSFDVWESWMLEGTLEECRLVNCRNPLAVLDVSIEILATIGEDGVTRWLD, from the exons atggGGCAGCATGACAAAAATTCGATCCAAATTCTAAACGGGCCGTCGTTGGCCCACTCCGCCTGGTTCGAAATCCGGTTGTTTTACGTCCGGGTTGCGCCCTGCGTGATTGGGAGCGTTCCCGACCACCTCACGCTCCGCCACCTCCGACGCGAGATTGGGGTATCGCTTGAAATCAACGGGACCCGGGTTCCCGCGTCGGACTCGGCCTCGCTCACGCTCCGCCGAGATCGGGTCGATAAGGAGTCGTCGGAGGTGACGTACGTCAGCACCGATAGCGTGAGGGTCACCGGTGGGGTTGAATTTGAGGTGTACGAGAACAATGACATGGTTCTGTGTGGGTCGCTGGAGCGGATGGAGGGTGTTTGGCTCAATGGAAATGCGGGGGGATTGGAGAACGATTCGAGAACCGGGTGGAGTGTGGATTGCTACATGGCCGCCTCGATCAATTCGGGTTCTTCCGCCTTTTTCCGGCCAAAACTCGGCGTCTCTGCACCGTCAATAGAGGTATATATCGCCGGGTGTTGCTCCGGGGTGCCCGTGATATTGACGAAAACCATACAGGTTAGTCCGAGGCGGAAGGGCCCGAGGCATGCAACGCTCGATGCCATTCCGGAGGATGAGGAGGTTGGGAAGGAGCACACCAAGGGCTGTAATGGGACGATTCGCCGGAAAGTTCAG ATCACAGACTCTGAAATTGATGAGTATGAGGCAGAAGGGAAAATCGGACATCATTTCTACTCTGATGAAATGTACACCGGTGAAGACGGCCAACTTACATGGTTTAATGCTGGTGTTAGAGTTGGTGTTGGAATTGGCCTTGGGATGTGCCTTGGGATAGGGATTGGTGTTGGATTGCTCATGCGTTCGTATCAAGCGACTACCAGTAATTTCAGGAGGAG CACCGGTCACAGATCCCCTGCAACAATGCCCCGCCGTAACAGCCCTGCGGCTTCACCCTCATCGCTCCCCTTGGTCGTCACTCTCAATTGCATCGATGACTTCGGCATGGAGCAGGACTCCTTGTCCGGCGTCGCCGCTGTCGAGCACGTGCCGCTTAGTCGCCTCGCCGAAGGCAAGATCGAGTCGGCCTCCGCCGTGCTCCTCCAGTCCCTCGCGTACCTCCCACGGGCCGCCCAGCGCCGCCTCCGCCCCTACCAGCTCATCCTCTGCCTGGGCTCCTCCGACCGCGCAGTCGATTCGGCCTTGGCCGCCGACCTCGGGATCCGGCTTGTCCACGTGGACGTATCCCGTGCCGAGGAAATTGCCGATACGGTTATGGCGCTCTTCCTCGGGTTGCTCCGCCGGACGCATATGCTCTCCCGCCACACGCTCTCCGCTTCGGGATGGCTCGGCTCGATCCAGCCGCTGTGCCGTGGGATGAGACGGTGTCGAGGCTTGGTTTTGGGGATTATCGGCAGATCTGCGTCGGCTAGGTCTCTGGCTACAAGGAGCTTGGCCTTCAAAATGAACGTTCTCTATTTCGATGTTCAAGACGTAGAG GTGAACGGAAAAGTGAGCATTTCTCCTGTAAGCTTTCCTTCTGCTGCGAGAAGAATGGATACACTTAATGATTTACTGGCTGCAAGTGACCTCATTTCATTGCACTGTGCTCTGACAAATGAAACAGTTCAGATTCTAAATGCTGAATGCTTACAGCATGTAAAGCCTG GAGCATTTCTGGTCAACACAGGGAGCTGTCAACTATTGGACGATTGTTCTGTGAAACAGCTTTTGATTGACGGAACCTTAGCTGGGTGTGCTTTAGATGGCGCTGAAGGGCCACAATGGATGGAAGCATGG GTGAAGGAGATGCCCAACGTGTTGATACTTCCACACAGTGCAGATTATAGTGAAGAAGTATGGTTGGAGATAAGGGAGAAAGCTATCTCCATATTGCAGACATTCTTTTTTGACGGGATTGTTCCAAAAGATTCTGTCTCTGAAGAGGAGAATGAAAGTGAGTTAGGTGATGAAAATGAAGAGTCGGATAAGCTGGACAGAGAAAATAACTTGCAGCTATCCGTTATTGAGCAACCAACTGAAGTCATTCATGCAAGCCCGGAACGCTCTCAGAATAAAGAAGCTATTCAATCCAAGGAGTCTCCTAGCCAGCACCAAAGTTCAGGTTTATCTCAAAGTGCCACTCGACCTGATGGAAGACGAGTCAGATCAGGTAAGAAAGCCAAAAAGAGGCACGCACACCAAAAATCCCGGCAAAAGTCAGATGATCCTTCACGAGAAAAAGAAAGTACCTCGCAGCGGGAAGAAGATACAGCTATGAGTGGAACTGATCAAGCGTTAAGTTCCAGTTCTCGGTTTGCCTCCCCAGAGGACTCAAGAAGTAGGAAAACTCAAATAGAATCAATGCAAGAATTGCCTTCCCACCATCTTCAAAAATCTATTAAGAGGCTCAGTGGAAAGCCTGGTGAGCTGTTGAAGGATGGGTATGTTGTCGCTTTGTATGCAAGAGATCGTCCCGCCCTCCATGTCTCAAGGCAAAGAGTTAAAGGTGGCGGTTGGCTCCTAGATACCATGTCAAATGTAACAAAAAGAGATCCTGCAGCTCAGTTTCTCATTGTTATCAGAAGCAAG GACACAATTGGTTTGCGATCCTTTGCTGCTGGTGGAAAGTTATTGCAG ATAAATAGAAAAATGGAATTTGTATTTGCCAGTCACAGTTTCGATGTCTGGGAGAGTTGGATGTTGGAAGGTACTCTGGAGGAATGTAGGCTGGTTAACTGTAGAAATCCTTTG GCTGTTTTGGATGTAAGCATCGAGATTCTGGCCACCATAGGGGAAGACGGGGTTACACGTTGGCTTGATTAG